The Corynebacterium atypicum genome contains the following window.
CCCCTGGCCGTGCTGCGGGCCGTCTCCTCGCTAGAGTTCATCCAGGCCTGCGCGCTCATCCACGATGACATCATCGATTCCTCAGACACCCGCCGCGGCGCCCCCACCGTCCACCGCTTGCTCGCCGACAAGCACAGAGCCGGCACCTGGCTCGGAGACCCAGACCACTTTGGGGAGTCCGCCGCCATTTTGACCGGCGACCTCGCCCTCGTCTGGGCGGAGGACATGCTGCAGGATTCCGGGCTTACGGCCGCGGCCCTGCGCCGGACCCGCGAGCCCTGGCGCGCCATGCGCACCGAAGTGATCGGCGGGCAGCTGCTCGATATCGCCCTCGAGGCGACCGGCTCAGAAGACCCGGGCCAGGCGGACGCAGTCAACCGCTTCAAAACCGCCGCGTACACCATCGAGCGCCCGCTCCACCTCGGCGCGGCAATCGCCGGGGCCAGCGCAGACACCATCAGCCAACTGCGCGCCTACGGCCGCGATGTTGGCATCGCCTTTCAGCTGAGAGACGACCTGCTTGGCGTGTTCGGCGATCCCGAGGTCACCGGCAAACCCGCAAGCGACGATATCCGGGAGGGCAAGCGCACCGTCCTGTTCGCCCTCGCGCTCCAGTCTGCGGACGACCACGATCCGGAAACAGCCCAGCTTCTGCGCTCCGGAATAGGGTCCCACGATCCCCACACCATCGCCGAGGTCACCGCGGCAATCGAGCGCACCGGGGCGCGGCAGGCGGTAGAAGAGCGTATAGACGCCCTGCTGGACTCCGGGCTGGCGCACCTCGACCGGTTCGACGAGCACACCCAAACCGTGCTCGATCACCTGGCCACGCACATGGCAGCGAGGCACAAGTGACAGCCAGCTTAAGGCTGCGCGGACGCGTCGAGCACGCCATGGACCGGCTGCCATCGCCGCTCCTGCTCGGCACCGTCGCGACGTCGGCAATCGCCCTAGCTTCCTTTGGCGCCGGCGCCACGCGCAACCGCGGCGGTGTCCTCGACGCACTCGGGCTCAACTCGCTCGCCTTCGGCCACGCCGCCGGAGTTCTAGGCGCGCTCCTGTGGGCCGGCATCTACCTGCTCGCGTTCTCCTGGATCCTCCTCGGCAGGCGCACGATTTTCGGCGCGGGCGCCCGAACCGAAGCCGAGCGCACCCACAAGGTGCAGCGCACCCTGTTCGCCTGGGTTACCCCGCTGCTTTTCGCCGCGCCGATCCTCTCCCGCGACGTCTACTCCTACCTCATGCAGGGCGCCATGCTCCGCGACGGCTTCGACCCGTACACACAGGGCGCGGCCGCCAACCCGGGCCCGATGTTGCTCGAGGTCTCCCACGACTGGCGCAACACCACCACCCCTTACGGTCCGCTGCACCTGTGGCTCGGCGAGGGCGTCACCCGGCTCGTCGGCGACAACATCACTTTGGGCGTCATCTGCTACAAACTGGTCGCCGTCGCCGGCATGGCCGCCATCGCCTGGTCAATCCCCCGCATCGCCATCCGGCTGGGCAGCGATTCCGCCTTCGCCCTGTGGTTCGGCGTAGCCAACCCGATCATGGTGCTGCACATGGTCGGCGGGATGCACAACGAGTCTCTCATGGTGGGCCTCGTCTCCGTCGGCCTTCTACTCTGCCTTTACCGCCGCTTTATCAGCGGCGTCGCGCTCATAGCAGTGGCAGTATCCCTCAAAGCCACCGCCGCGATCGCCCTGCCCTTCGTCGTCTGGATGGCCACCCGTCACCTCGCGGCCGCCTGGCAGGCCAGTGGCGGCGCACCCCGCCCCGAAACCGGACGCGCCCCTGCCCTGCGCGCACTGCCATACCGCTACGCTGTCGGGGCCTTCTTCGCCTCCGCAATCGGTTTAGCCGCGCTGACCATCGCAGTCATCGCTGCGATCACCTGGGCGTCGGGCTCCTCCTGGGGCTGGCTGGCGGAGATCTCTGGCAACTCGAAAGTGATCAACCCGCTCAGCCTGCCCTCGCTTCTGGCCGGGGTCACCACAGACACCGTGCGGATTGTCGACGATGCCTTTTCCTTTAACGCCCCGCTCACCGTCTTGCGCTCGGTCTTTTCGATCCTCATGCTTCTCGGGCTCGCGGTAACGTGGTGGCTGTTCAAAGACACAGACCGCGCCGCCGTCCGCGGCATCGCGGTGGCCTACGCCGTCGCCTTCGTATTTAACGCGGTCTCCCTGCCCTGGTACTACGCCAGCCTGATCACGCTTTTTGCGGTCACCCCGGCCGCGCGGAATACCGTCAGCTGGGCCGTCGGGATCTCCGTGGTGATCTCCGTTGCGTTCACCGGATCGGGCAACCACCAGCTCTACAACGTCGCGTACATGGTGGCCGCCGCCTTCGCGGCCTGGGCCCTCGTCTCACTCGTGCGCCCGCACACCGCAGTGCAGCCGGGCGACACCCCGGCGCGCGCTCAGCTCGCCTGACAGGCACTAGAACGCCATCGCCTGGGCGCGCCGCATGACCTCCCGGGCGCGGTGCCCATGCAGCGCGTCCACCGGCCGGCCCGGCAGCGAGTCGTCTTCGGTGAACAGGTAGCCAAGGATCTCCTCGTCCTGATACCCGCCGTCGGCGAGCAGCGCGATCACCCCAGGGACGAACTTGTTCACCTTGGCCCGGTTGAAAAAGGCCTCGGGCAAGGCCACCGCGGAGCCGTCGCGCACCGCGATGAGCTTGTGCTCCTGCAGCAGGTCAATGACGCGGGTTACCGGCACCCCGATCCGCTCGGCGGCGTCTTCAAGCAGCAGCAGCGGCTCGTGTTCCGGCAGGGCATCTCGAGGGGAAGTCTGGATACTCACGAGTCATATTCTAGAGCGCCTACCCGTCCCAGAGCACGTCCGGGCGCAGCTACCGATGCTTCCGGCTACCGGGCAATTTTTCGGCCACGACGTTTCCTTCTTAGCCCAGCGTGCCGCATACTAGTAGCCATGATTGAGCTAGAGGTAGGCGATCTTCTGGAAGGGCGCTACCGCATCGATTACCCGATCGCCCGGGGAGGCATGTCGACTGTCTACCGCTGCGTGGACATGCGACTCGCCCGAGCCGTGGCAGTCAAGGTGATGGATGACCGCTACTCGGGCGACCCTGTCTTTCGGCACAGATTCCGCCGGGAGGCCCAGGCGATGGCCCAGCTAAGCCACCCGAACCTGGTCGGTGTTTACGATTTCGGCTCCGACGGCGACGTCATATTCCTGGTGATGGAGCTCATCACCGGGGGCACACTGCGCGAGCTGCTCGCCGAGCGAGGACCCATGCCGCCGCACGCAGCGACGGCAGTGTTGCAGGCCGTGCTCACCGGGCTGGACGTGGCTCATCGGGCCAACATGATTCACCGGGATCTCAAGCCGGACAACGTGCTCATCGGCGCAGACCATAAGGTCAAGCTCGCCGACTTCGGGCTCGTGCGCGCCACCAGCACCGCCAGCGGCACCACCGACACCATCGTCGGCACGACCGCCTACCTCTCCCCCGAGCAGGTACGCGGCGACGAGCTCACGTTTTCTAGCGACGTCTACTCGGCCGGCATCGTACTCTTCGAGCTGTTGACCGGCACCACCCCGTTTTCTGGGGCCACCTCCTTGGAGCACGCCTACGCCCGGCTGACGGAAGACGTCCCGGCGCCCTCCTCGCGCATCGCCGGGGTGCCCGCGCTTTTCGACGAGCTGGTTGCCAGCGCCACGGCGAGCGACCCGGCGGAGCGCTTTCACGACGCCGCGGAATTCCTGGCGGCGCTTAACGACGTCGCGCGCGAATTGCAGTTGCCCCACTTCCAGGTGCCGGTGCCGCGCAACGCTGCGGCGCACCGCGCGGCCGCAGTGCCCACAGATTCCTCCGGGCTTCCGGGGGTGCTCGCTCCCACCGGGGTCATTAAGGGCGCGGGCGGCGAAGCCGGAGATCCCGGCGCTTCCGCGGATGCGGAGGCCGCAGGGTACCCGCGCGATGACGGCGGGCTCTTTGGCTCCACGCCCCGCCGGGCCGAGAATGAAACGACGGCCTTCGACGCTGACCAGCTCGCCCACAGAGCCGCAAAGTCCTCCGAAACCTCCGTCATGCCGGCCTCACCACGCCCGCCCACCGGCACCCCGGTGCCCGCAGGGCCGTCGACGGCCGGGGCGGAGCCGCAGCCGCGCAATTCTGAGCGGCCCGGCGCGCAGCGCACGGCCGGGGAGGTCCCCTCCGCTACGGCGAGCCGGGCCGACCGCCCCGTGAGTAATCGATCCCCCTGGCGGTTGGCCGCCTGGATCGTCTTGGTGACGCTGTTCCTGGCGGCTATCGCCGTCGGCGGCTGGTGGCTCGGCTCGGGCCGCTACGGAGAGATCCCGCAGGTCATCGGCATGGACCGGGCCGCCGCAGTGGCCCAGGTGGAGCAGGCCGGCTTTGCTCCGGTGACAAAAGAGGTTTATCACAACGACGTCCCGCGCGCCTTCAGCGCCGGCACCGAACCCGCCTTCGGCGAGCGCGCCGTGCGCGGCAACCAAGTCGCCGTGCTGATCTCTCGGGGCCGGCCCACGGTGCCCGAGATTCAACCCGGCAGGCAGGCTGCCCGCTACCAGGACCTCCTCCAGGACCGCACGCTGACCTGGAGCTACGGCGATGCGGTGTTCTCTGACGAAGCGGCTGAGGGAGACCTCGCGGAGGTGGATCCCGCCCCCGGCAACGAGCTGCCCGTAGGCGGCAAGGTCACCCTGCGGCTCAGCAAGGGGCCGGCACCGGTGGACGTCCCCAACGTTTCCGGGATGACCGTCGAGCAGGCAACCGGGGTGCTCGAGGCCGCCGGGCTGAAGGTCGGGCAGACTCGCGAGCGATTCGACGCCGCAGTACCGCGCGGCGAGGTCATTGACTCCGATCCCGCGCCCGGGACTCAGGCATCCCGCGGCAGCACAGTCACCCTTGAGGTCTCTAACTCGCTGACCATCCCGAACGTCGAAGAGATGAGCATCGACCAAGCCAAGGCCGCGCTTGCCGACGCCGGGCTCGTCGTCGCGGACACCCGCCGCGATTCTTCCGCCACCGCCGACAGCGCCCGGATGGTCCTAGAAATCTCGCCGGCAGCCGGCAGCCGCGTCGACCCTGCCCATCCCGAGGTGACGCTGACGCTTCCCGGGAAGGTGCGCGTGCCCTCACTCATCGGCCGCCAGGCTGAGGACGCCCGGGACATCCTGCACGAGGCGGGCCTAGAAGCCAGCCCCGCCAACGCCAGCGGTTGGGTCTACCGGCAAAGCCCAAGCTGGGCGCGCACCGTGAGCCCGGATTCCAAGGTCCGCCTGTACACCACCGGCGACTAGCCGGTGGGCGCGGGGCGCGGGGATCCGCTCGGGCTACCGGCGCAGCATCTCGGCGACCAAGAATGCCAGTTCCAGGGACTGCTGCGTGTTCAGCCGAGGGTCGACTGCCGACTCGTAGCGGCCGGGCAGGTCAACATCCGTGATGTCCTGCGCGCCACCGAGGCACTCGGTGACGTCTTCGCCGGTGAGCTCTATGTGGAGCCCGCCGGGGTGGGTGCCCAATGATCGGTGCACCTCGAAGAACCCCTGCGTCTCATCCAGGATTTTGTCGAAGTGCCGCGTCTTGTAGCCGTTGGACGCGGTGAAGGTGTTGCCGTGCATCGGATCGCACTGCCAGACCACCCGGTGGCCCGAGTCTTCGACCGCACGGATTATTCCGGGGAGCACGTTGCGGACGTTCTCGTAGCCCATTCGTGAGACGAAGGTCAGCCGCCCCGGCTCGAAGTTCGGATCGAGTCGATCCGCGTACGCGACGGCCTCCTCCGGGGTCACCGAGGGGCCGATCTTCAGGCCAATCGGGTTGGCAATCAGGGCCGCGAAGTTCACGTGGAAATCCTCTAGCCCGCGCGTGCGCTCGCCGATCCACAACTGGTGCGCCGAGAGGTCCCAGAGCCGCAGCCTGCCTGACTCGTCTTCGCCGAGGCGTAACATCGCGCGCTCGTAGTCGACCAGCAACGCCTCGTGCGAACAGTAGACGTCAGCAGTGCGCAACGAGGTGTCGTCTACCTGACAGGCCTCCATGAAGCGCAGGCCGCGCTCGATCTCCTTGGCCAGGGCCTCATAGCGGGCCCCCGCCGAGGACCTGGCCACGAACTGCCGGTTCCATTCCGTTACCCGGTACAGGTCCGCCGTGCCCGAGCTGGTGAGCGAGCGAACCAGATTCATCGCAGCCGCGGCGTTGGCGTACGCGCGGATCATCCGGGCCGGGTCGTGGCGGCGCGCTTCTTCGGTGGGCGCCACCCCGTTTACGATGTCGCCCCGGTAATTAAGCAGGCCGTTGGAGTCCCGATCCGCCGAACGCGGCTTGGCGTACTGCCCCGCGATGCGCGCCAACTTGATCACCGGCGTAGAGGCCCCGTAGGTGAGTACTACGGCCATCTGCAGCAGGGTCTTAATGTTCGCACGGATGTGGGGCTCCGTGTTCGACTCGAAGGTCTCGGCGCAGTCGCCGCCTTGCAGCAGGAAAGCTTTGCCGTTGGCCACATCCGCCAGTTGCGACTTCAACCGGTAGACCTCCGGCGCAACCACCACCGGGGGCACCGACTCTAAGATCTTGCGTACTTGGTCGGCGTCGTGGCGATCCCACACAGGCTGCTGATGAGCGTCCCGCGAGAGGGCGTCTTCAAACTGCTCACGGATTCCGTCCGGCAGTGGAGGAAGATCCGGCAGCACTTCTTTGGGAATATCTACAGTCCAGCTCACAGCCCTATTAAACCATGAGGTCCCAGAAATATTACTTCACCCCGATTGTGCAGCGTCTAGCCGAGCACTCGGTTGTCCGAGCGAAGTGGCAGCGCAGCGGCGCACACCCGGAACTTTTCCCAGGCAAACTTTGCATCCGCCAGCGCGTCGTGGAGATCTGCCGGGGCCTCGGGCAAGCGGGGTTTTCCAGCCAGCTCCCACAGCTGTTTGACGTCGCGGGTGTAGTGCGGCACCTCCCGCGGCAACTGGCTCATGTCTCCCCAGAGCTGGGCCAACGCCACGTGGTCATACGCCCCCACCCAGGCCCACAGCTGCGGGCGCAGTCGCTCGCGGCGCCCAACGTCCTCTCCACCGGTGAGGAACCTGAAGAGTTCCTCCCTGATCTGGCGGCGGCTCCGCCAGGCCGGGTCGTCGGCCGGGGGCAGCTGCGGCAAAACGTTCTCGCGGACCCACTGGTTGGCCACGGACGGGTCAAACTCGGTAGAGACCGCGTAGAACTCCCTGCCGTCCTCGGCGACGACTCCCACCGAAACAAGGTCGATGGTGTGCCCGTCCTCGAGAAACTCGGTGTCGTAAAAATATCGCATGAGTCAGTTCCGCTGCTGGCTAGCCGGTGGCCGCGAACCCGGAATGGGCACAAAGAGTGCGACGACGATGAGGATCACGGCCACAGGTCCGGCAGCGGCGGGATAGAAGTCTGCCGCAGCGCACACCAGGTAGCCGAGCAGGAAAATAACCACCGCGGCAAGCCTGAAGAACAAAACGATGTGGTGGGGCTTTCTCATCGGATCTTTTCGCTTCCTACGCCCGAGCTGGCAGGCTGTGTCGCCTCAGCACGCCGCCCGGCGCCGTTGTCGCTCAACTGGGTGCCCAGAACTCGAGCAAGCAAGGGCTCCAGGCGGGGAGGTTTGACCGCCCACCCGAGCACCGGGATCTGGGCGAGCAACCAGAACGCAAACGAGCCTAGCAGGCTGGCCACCGCGCCGAGCGCCATCCACACCCCGGTGCGGGTGAGCGGATCGCTCGATTGCCCGTTGACTTCCATGCCCTCGGCCGCCATAAACAACGGTGTGTAGACGAGCGTCAGCGCAATGGGATGACCCAGGTAGATCGGCAGCGTATGGCGGCCCAGGAACTGCAACCCGGTAGAAAGGACCGGGATTTTAGCGATACCGACGGCGCCCAGCACCGCTGCAGGCAGCATCAGCGCCTGTCCGAAGGCCCGGACCACGAGCCACATCTCATCCGGGGTGATCTGGGCAGGCACCGGACACAGCGGCCAGGCCACCGGCTCCAGGCCCACCTCGGCCACGACCCGCCACATCGCGTACACCGCGAACCCCGAGACGTAGAACGCCACCGAGGCCACAATTCGAGCCGGGTTGGCGCCCGCCGCGAAATCTTTGATCGCCGTGCTGAAGTGCACGCCCGCCATAAACACCGGCAGGAACATCAGGGCCTGGGAGACCGCGGGATAGTCCTGCGCCAACGGCAGGATCAACACCGGGAAAAACGTCAACGCAAGGGCCAGCCACCTGGGTAGCTTCCGTGTGACCCAAAGAAAGATATTGAAAGCGATGAGCGCCCACAGAAACCAATACATGTTCTCCGAGCTCAGCACCGTATACAGGTAGTACCGCCAGCCCGGAAGGTCCGTGTCGCCGAGCAGCAGCCACTGATGGCGTTTGATGGCCACTTCGATCGGGGTGAAGATCACGTAGGGAACCGCGAAGAACCACAGCCTGCGGCACCAAAGCTGCCCGAATGTCAGGTGCAGGACTTTCCTCGAGAATAGCCCGCTGACGAGGAAAAACAAGCATAGCCGCAGCGGGTCGAGGATGTGGTTGACGCCGGCGATGAATGTCTCCATGCCGTGCGGCACTTCGAGGCAGATATGCAGCGCGACGACGCCCAGAATCGAAATGCCCTTGGCTACGTCAGGCCAGGCCAACCGCGTTTTGGGCGCAGCCGGCGGTACCGGCGTGGCAGGAAACGCCGAGGCCTCGTGCCAGGCTCGAGACGCCATCGCTGAGCTCACCCATTCCTCGTCGCAGTGCTCATATATTCCCTAAGCGGCCGCGCCGGCTAGGAACGTGAGTCAAGCCCCTAAGCCGTCCGGCCACTAGTGCAACCTGTCAGTCTACTGCTCGCCACACTGGTTGTACGTGTGGGGCTTGTGGCGGTCCTGACGGGCCTCGGGGTCCCCGGTCGGTTCCGTGCCCGCGGGGTAGCCCTCGCCGGCCTCCAGCGCGGCGCGCACCTCAGACGCGTAGGCGTCCACGTATTCGTAGCCGGTCAGCTTCGCTAACGTATGCATAATGTAGTCGGTCAGCGCCCGGGCGGTGGCGCGCTCCTTTGGGGCCATCCGGCGGTGACGCGCCCAGGCCAGCGGGTCGATGCCCGCGCCCACCACGACGCGCACCTTATACGGGCGCGGAAATACGGTCCCGATCGGGTTGGCCTTGCGGCTGTCAATCATGCCCACCGGGTAGATCATCTGGCCCGTGGCGAGCGCGATGCGCGCGCACCCGGTATGCCCCTTATAGATCCGCCCGTCCGGAGAGCGCGTCCCTTCGGGATACACGCAGAAAAGATCACCGCGGTCAAAGACCTCCTTGGCGGCTTCCAACATGGTTCGTCCCGCGTCCTTCGAGCTGCGGTCCACCGGAACCTGCCCCACCGTGGTGAAAAACCAGCGCTGGAAAGCGCCCTTGATCCCGGTACCCGTGAAGTACTCGCTCTTCGCCGGGTGGGTCAGCTGGCGATCGCACAGCAGCGGAAAGTAGAAGGAGTCCATGACTGCCTGGTGCGAGGAGGCCAAAAGCCCTGGGCCTTCTTCCGGCAGGTTGTGGCCGCCCTCGAGAACGGGGCGGTTCCACACGCGCAAAAACGGCCCCAGAAGCACGTACTTGAACATCCAGTACCACTTGTTGTTCATCGATCTTCCTTCTTTCGGATTTCCGCGGCGAACAGACTAGGCAGACCCATGCGGTAGTGGCCAACACCTTGCCAGGGCTGCGCCCCGCGGCTTACAGGGCGGGCGTTGCTTTTGCACCGACGACGTGGCGGGCCAAGTCGGACACACCAATCATACCTGCCTGGGCGCCCAGCTTTGCCACAGCCACTCTGGGCAGCGGCCGATATCCGGTACCCACAACCTCGGATCCCATCGCGTCTACCGCCTCGGCCAGGTAAAGGTCGGCGTCGCGGGACACGCCGCCACCGAGCAGCACCAGCTCGGGGTCGAACAGATCCGCGATGATCCCCAACGCCCGGCCCATCCAGGTGGCGAAGTCGTGCACAATCTCGGTGCCGGCGCTGTCACCCTGCCGGGCCGCGACCATCACGTCTTCGCCGGTGACGGAGCTGGGATCGCACCGCAGCTTCGCGGCCAGCGGGGAGTGCGCAAACCGGCGGGCGTGCACGATCTCGATGGCCGATTCCACCAGCGCAGTCCCCGAGCAATACCGCTCGAGGCAGCCCAGCTTTCCGCACGGGCACCGGCGCCCACCGGGCACCGCGGTGATGTGCCCGAGTTCCGGGGCAATGCCAAAGGCCCCCCGGTAAATCTCGCCGTCATGCATCAACGCCGTCCCGATGCCCGTCCCCACGGCAAACAGCACCCAATCGCGCACCCCTTGGGCGGCCCCAAACCGGTACTCCCCCCAGGCCGCCGAGTTCGCGTCGTGCTCCAGGCGCACCGGCAGCTCCAACCGAGCGCTCAGCGCCTGGCGCACGTCGGCGTTACGCCACGGCAGGTGCGGGGCAAAACGCACGCGCTCGCAGTCCTGATCAAGAAAGCCCGCAATGGCCACGCCCACCGCCGCGATCTTGTTGCGTTTCGACAGCTCAGCGAC
Protein-coding sequences here:
- a CDS encoding polyprenyl synthetase family protein; protein product: MTDSFEPHSAQPADFPSAVTQVLRKYFDRRQPEIERIGGAVARSVDHLRDFVLGGGKRVRPLYGWVGYLAGGGDDCGEDPLAVLRAVSSLEFIQACALIHDDIIDSSDTRRGAPTVHRLLADKHRAGTWLGDPDHFGESAAILTGDLALVWAEDMLQDSGLTAAALRRTREPWRAMRTEVIGGQLLDIALEATGSEDPGQADAVNRFKTAAYTIERPLHLGAAIAGASADTISQLRAYGRDVGIAFQLRDDLLGVFGDPEVTGKPASDDIREGKRTVLFALALQSADDHDPETAQLLRSGIGSHDPHTIAEVTAAIERTGARQAVEERIDALLDSGLAHLDRFDEHTQTVLDHLATHMAARHK
- a CDS encoding alpha-(1->6)-mannopyranosyltransferase A, which encodes MDRLPSPLLLGTVATSAIALASFGAGATRNRGGVLDALGLNSLAFGHAAGVLGALLWAGIYLLAFSWILLGRRTIFGAGARTEAERTHKVQRTLFAWVTPLLFAAPILSRDVYSYLMQGAMLRDGFDPYTQGAAANPGPMLLEVSHDWRNTTTPYGPLHLWLGEGVTRLVGDNITLGVICYKLVAVAGMAAIAWSIPRIAIRLGSDSAFALWFGVANPIMVLHMVGGMHNESLMVGLVSVGLLLCLYRRFISGVALIAVAVSLKATAAIALPFVVWMATRHLAAAWQASGGAPRPETGRAPALRALPYRYAVGAFFASAIGLAALTIAVIAAITWASGSSWGWLAEISGNSKVINPLSLPSLLAGVTTDTVRIVDDAFSFNAPLTVLRSVFSILMLLGLAVTWWLFKDTDRAAVRGIAVAYAVAFVFNAVSLPWYYASLITLFAVTPAARNTVSWAVGISVVISVAFTGSGNHQLYNVAYMVAAAFAAWALVSLVRPHTAVQPGDTPARAQLA
- a CDS encoding Rv2175c family DNA-binding protein, encoding MSIQTSPRDALPEHEPLLLLEDAAERIGVPVTRVIDLLQEHKLIAVRDGSAVALPEAFFNRAKVNKFVPGVIALLADGGYQDEEILGYLFTEDDSLPGRPVDALHGHRAREVMRRAQAMAF
- a CDS encoding Stk1 family PASTA domain-containing Ser/Thr kinase, whose protein sequence is MIELEVGDLLEGRYRIDYPIARGGMSTVYRCVDMRLARAVAVKVMDDRYSGDPVFRHRFRREAQAMAQLSHPNLVGVYDFGSDGDVIFLVMELITGGTLRELLAERGPMPPHAATAVLQAVLTGLDVAHRANMIHRDLKPDNVLIGADHKVKLADFGLVRATSTASGTTDTIVGTTAYLSPEQVRGDELTFSSDVYSAGIVLFELLTGTTPFSGATSLEHAYARLTEDVPAPSSRIAGVPALFDELVASATASDPAERFHDAAEFLAALNDVARELQLPHFQVPVPRNAAAHRAAAVPTDSSGLPGVLAPTGVIKGAGGEAGDPGASADAEAAGYPRDDGGLFGSTPRRAENETTAFDADQLAHRAAKSSETSVMPASPRPPTGTPVPAGPSTAGAEPQPRNSERPGAQRTAGEVPSATASRADRPVSNRSPWRLAAWIVLVTLFLAAIAVGGWWLGSGRYGEIPQVIGMDRAAAVAQVEQAGFAPVTKEVYHNDVPRAFSAGTEPAFGERAVRGNQVAVLISRGRPTVPEIQPGRQAARYQDLLQDRTLTWSYGDAVFSDEAAEGDLAEVDPAPGNELPVGGKVTLRLSKGPAPVDVPNVSGMTVEQATGVLEAAGLKVGQTRERFDAAVPRGEVIDSDPAPGTQASRGSTVTLEVSNSLTIPNVEEMSIDQAKAALADAGLVVADTRRDSSATADSARMVLEISPAAGSRVDPAHPEVTLTLPGKVRVPSLIGRQAEDARDILHEAGLEASPANASGWVYRQSPSWARTVSPDSKVRLYTTGD
- a CDS encoding class II 3-deoxy-7-phosphoheptulonate synthase, coding for MSWTVDIPKEVLPDLPPLPDGIREQFEDALSRDAHQQPVWDRHDADQVRKILESVPPVVVAPEVYRLKSQLADVANGKAFLLQGGDCAETFESNTEPHIRANIKTLLQMAVVLTYGASTPVIKLARIAGQYAKPRSADRDSNGLLNYRGDIVNGVAPTEEARRHDPARMIRAYANAAAAMNLVRSLTSSGTADLYRVTEWNRQFVARSSAGARYEALAKEIERGLRFMEACQVDDTSLRTADVYCSHEALLVDYERAMLRLGEDESGRLRLWDLSAHQLWIGERTRGLEDFHVNFAALIANPIGLKIGPSVTPEEAVAYADRLDPNFEPGRLTFVSRMGYENVRNVLPGIIRAVEDSGHRVVWQCDPMHGNTFTASNGYKTRHFDKILDETQGFFEVHRSLGTHPGGLHIELTGEDVTECLGGAQDITDVDLPGRYESAVDPRLNTQQSLELAFLVAEMLRR
- a CDS encoding polyadenylate-specific 3'-exoribonuclease AS; this encodes MRYFYDTEFLEDGHTIDLVSVGVVAEDGREFYAVSTEFDPSVANQWVRENVLPQLPPADDPAWRSRRQIREELFRFLTGGEDVGRRERLRPQLWAWVGAYDHVALAQLWGDMSQLPREVPHYTRDVKQLWELAGKPRLPEAPADLHDALADAKFAWEKFRVCAAALPLRSDNRVLG
- a CDS encoding acyltransferase family protein encodes the protein MASRAWHEASAFPATPVPPAAPKTRLAWPDVAKGISILGVVALHICLEVPHGMETFIAGVNHILDPLRLCLFFLVSGLFSRKVLHLTFGQLWCRRLWFFAVPYVIFTPIEVAIKRHQWLLLGDTDLPGWRYYLYTVLSSENMYWFLWALIAFNIFLWVTRKLPRWLALALTFFPVLILPLAQDYPAVSQALMFLPVFMAGVHFSTAIKDFAAGANPARIVASVAFYVSGFAVYAMWRVVAEVGLEPVAWPLCPVPAQITPDEMWLVVRAFGQALMLPAAVLGAVGIAKIPVLSTGLQFLGRHTLPIYLGHPIALTLVYTPLFMAAEGMEVNGQSSDPLTRTGVWMALGAVASLLGSFAFWLLAQIPVLGWAVKPPRLEPLLARVLGTQLSDNGAGRRAEATQPASSGVGSEKIR
- a CDS encoding lysophospholipid acyltransferase family protein, producing the protein MNNKWYWMFKYVLLGPFLRVWNRPVLEGGHNLPEEGPGLLASSHQAVMDSFYFPLLCDRQLTHPAKSEYFTGTGIKGAFQRWFFTTVGQVPVDRSSKDAGRTMLEAAKEVFDRGDLFCVYPEGTRSPDGRIYKGHTGCARIALATGQMIYPVGMIDSRKANPIGTVFPRPYKVRVVVGAGIDPLAWARHRRMAPKERATARALTDYIMHTLAKLTGYEYVDAYASEVRAALEAGEGYPAGTEPTGDPEARQDRHKPHTYNQCGEQ
- a CDS encoding ROK family protein, coding for MFASARTDPRLRASLNGELTVGFDIGGTNLRAAVVTERGTIVDSLSVPAPERAGDLEDAIVAAVAELSKRNKIAAVGVAIAGFLDQDCERVRFAPHLPWRNADVRQALSARLELPVRLEHDANSAAWGEYRFGAAQGVRDWVLFAVGTGIGTALMHDGEIYRGAFGIAPELGHITAVPGGRRCPCGKLGCLERYCSGTALVESAIEIVHARRFAHSPLAAKLRCDPSSVTGEDVMVAARQGDSAGTEIVHDFATWMGRALGIIADLFDPELVLLGGGVSRDADLYLAEAVDAMGSEVVGTGYRPLPRVAVAKLGAQAGMIGVSDLARHVVGAKATPAL